The proteins below come from a single Halomonas binhaiensis genomic window:
- the rpe gene encoding ribulose-phosphate 3-epimerase, translating into MTATSNFQIAPSILSANFAKLGEEVDDVLASGADIVHFDVMDNHFVPNLTIGPMVCEALRKHGVTAPIDVHLMVKPVDRVIGDFIDAGATYITFHPEASEHIDRSLQLIRDGGCKAGLVFNPATPLSYLDYVMDKVDMVLLMSVNPGFGGQSFIPSTLNKLRQARQRIDESGLDIRLEVDGGVKIDNVAEIARAGADTFVAGSAVFGARQSVW; encoded by the coding sequence ATGACAGCGACTTCCAATTTTCAGATTGCTCCTTCGATTCTTTCCGCCAACTTCGCCAAGCTTGGTGAAGAAGTGGACGACGTGCTGGCTTCCGGCGCCGATATTGTTCATTTCGATGTGATGGACAACCATTTCGTACCCAATCTGACGATTGGTCCCATGGTCTGTGAAGCCCTGCGCAAGCATGGCGTTACTGCTCCCATCGATGTGCACCTGATGGTCAAGCCAGTGGACAGAGTGATTGGTGACTTCATCGATGCCGGTGCCACCTATATCACCTTTCACCCCGAAGCCTCCGAACATATCGACCGTTCCCTGCAGTTGATCCGCGATGGCGGTTGCAAGGCCGGACTGGTGTTCAATCCAGCGACACCGCTGTCTTATCTCGACTATGTGATGGACAAGGTCGATATGGTGTTGTTGATGAGCGTCAACCCAGGTTTCGGTGGACAATCTTTCATTCCTTCTACACTGAACAAGTTGCGTCAGGCGCGTCAGCGTATTGACGAAAGTGGCCTGGATATCCGCCTGGAAGTCGACGGCGGTGTCAAGATCGACAACGTTGCAGAAATTGCCCGTGCGGGTGCCGATACCTTCGTTGCCGGTTCTGCTGTGTTCGGGGCTCGACAGTCGGTCTGGTGA